The DNA segment GAAAATGGAAATCATTTCCTCCAACAATGCATTTCATCAGTCGAATCATGGAAGTTGGTGACAAACTTCTGCATGGTATAAGAGTAATCATCGGTTGAACCAAATCGGTTAATCCTTTTTAAGTCGTCAATGGTTGCACGTTAAGGGTCATCCCATTTTGGTTATGGTCCGTTAAGCGCCTACTCTACTATTTGAAGATAGACATAAAAACTTTCACCaaagaatattttattatcGAAAACATGTCATGATTGCTAGGATCTACAGAAATCATGCTTATTTTTAAAACCCTGTATGTTTTCATCCTCATTTCTCCATGTCTATTCCAAATTCCAATCTATACAAGTATTATATGATAGAAAATATCTAACAGACAGACGTTAGTTTCTGATTCAATCGTGTCCTTGTGTATGCAGTTTCTATCTCATCTTAAACGATTTTGTACCCATTGCTAAAATGCATAGGAAGATCAGAGAACAAAACCATACATCCAGCCAATAAGACCAGAAAGTAAATTTTCATACATGGTTGCTATCCAGTTTTTCCATCATAAAGACAAAAAGAAGAAGAGGCAAAAAGTCAACTTACTTCCTCAATTGAAGCTGCTCTTCCTCAATCacctaaaattaaataaaacccaGCATATCAAACATCAGTAAATTATAATTCACGATTTTCATACCAATTAAAAAATCTACTACATTATCATTTAGCATTTAGGTGCGCAATTGAATGTGTTTCCGAAAGACCTTCTCAGTGTAGGCTATGACCGGAGATTCTCGGGCAAGTCCATCTGGCCCGATCTCCGGCAGCAACAACGAACCCACATTGTTGTTCTTGTTTGTAGCCATAGATACAAATCCGACGGATCAAGCACACATCTTCGTTCGCCGCCTCTAGATTGAGAAGGGTGGAGACTCGGACGAGGAAGTAAACCGTTATTCCCGGCGGCGAAGATGGGTGTGCAAAGTGGCGAGGAATTATCTGATGGAAACCGAGGCAAAATCTGGTGGTGGAAACGTGATacccttgaattaatttatacTAAGTAATCCGGCACTCGTAATTTTCCGGATATtcaaaactaaattaaattgaaaaaaataaattgcaataaggatgaatactaaatttattgaaatatgaaaaaagaattttttttatctatttattaaaATGACTAAGATAATTACTATAAAGTTTGGCGTATTATTATATAGTAAGTATATCTTGTAGATAACTCCATGTTACAATTTGAGTCAaatgtcaaaaaatataataataataataataataatataaaaaatatatttttctcttgtgaaataagattttattgtaaaaaagcTGGCGGATACATTTAGTTCATATTAAAAACTACAACTCTTCAAAGATTCATACAATTTCCATCAAATCTAATTATTTCTACTGCAACAGCTGATATTCCAGGTTTACTTCCCCGCAAAACATGAAGCTGATTAATACTGTGATGTCGTTTCTTGTATCTCCTCATTCGTTAGAATTTTCTGCCACAATTTGTTGGACCGCCTCTTTCGTAGGCAAGGCTGGAATGGCACCGTTCTTTGTCACGGTGAGGGCACCACATGCATTTGCAAAGAAGAGGGCCTCTCTCAGCTTATCTTCGTCCTGTCGGGAGAGTTTACACGATAGAAACTCGTAAAAGATCTTGAGAATAAACCAAATGATGCTAAAGCGAACAAATCCAGCTTTTAAACAAATACCTCATAAAGATTCAAGCATGCAGCTAAACAAAATAGTATTGCACCCGTGAATGCATCACCAGCACCAGTTGTGTCAACGGACTTCACTTTCACACCGGGTACTCTTCCCTTGAATTTCTGCACATAATTTGGTCGATGTTAACAATTTTTCAGAAACGAGCCGTGAAAATATAACGATGAATAGCCACTGCTGTTATTGGTTATTATGGTCCAGTTTCAGCTATCTTGTTTCGACAGACTGACAAGTTTATATGTCCAacaattttattgatttcttgAAACTAGTTAAGCAGAAGCCTACCTTAGTGTAGTATCTGCATCCAGCTTTTCCTTCACTTACAAGTAACAGACGTAGATTCGGATGGAAAAGCTTTGTTAACACCACATTATCATCATTGGGGTCATCGCCTTCGGTCAGGAATGAGATCTCTTCACTGCTTATCTGTGACATTCATGAGCATACAAATACAAGTATCTTACAGCAAAGAGCTACAAAACCTTCTAATTTAGATGCCCTCTTGTAGGTTTTACATACCTTGATAAAGTCTGCTCGATCCCAAACGCTCGTTATGCCTTTTCTAGCGGCCTCTTTGGAAGGCCATAAAGGCAATCTCAGATTCGGATCATAGGAAATTAGGCTACCAGATTTCTTGGCAATTTCAATAGCAGCAAGTTGTGTTGACTTACTTGGTTCTTCGATCAAACTGATGGAACCATAGTGAAAGATGGCTGCCTGAATTCAATAAATGTATGTCCTTGAACTATAAAAATAGCATACTCAATAACCATAATCTGCAGGGCTCAGCGCATATCTAGTGGGAGGAAATCCGCTAATGATACaatgttttgaaatttaatcCATATTTTCTAacaaaaatctaaatttttccattcaaatatattaaatcgCCTTCATTgcccaaaagaaaaaaaaaaaagtcatacCTTCTTCATCAGATTTACGTCAAGTTCTGATTCGTGCAAGAGCATGTCAGCACTCGGATTACGGTAGAACATGAATTCCCGCTCACCATCAGCTCGGAGCGTGACAAATGCTAGTGCAGTCCTTGCAGAGGGATCAAACCGCAAACCAGAATTGTCTACGTTGTTGTTTTTCAATATGTCTGCAAGCATTCGCCCGAACTCGTCTTCACCTACCTGAGAAGCAAATGATGGGGATTTTCTGAGCCAAATATGATTAAGATAGACATCTCTATTCGATGCCATTTATTTACATGCTACCAAGATATATCAATTCCGCACATCAATGCATAAACACATTGGATTATTATCCAGGCACGTTTCTAGAAATTCCTATATCTGAAAAGCTACGACAAATATGAACCAATCTACATTAAGTTACGAACCTTTCCAATAAAAGCAGATGAACCTCCCAGCTTAGCTATG comes from the Primulina huaijiensis isolate GDHJ02 chromosome 8, ASM1229523v2, whole genome shotgun sequence genome and includes:
- the LOC140983625 gene encoding probable fructokinase-7, encoding MAKNPISDDFKNLSLNINGDSVTKGSLVVCFGEMLIDFVPTVGGVSLADAPAFKKAAGGAPANVAVCIAKLGGSSAFIGKVGEDEFGRMLADILKNNNVDNSGLRFDPSARTALAFVTLRADGEREFMFYRNPSADMLLHESELDVNLMKKAAIFHYGSISLIEEPSKSTQLAAIEIAKKSGSLISYDPNLRLPLWPSKEAARKGITSVWDRADFIKISSEEISFLTEGDDPNDDNVVLTKLFHPNLRLLLVSEGKAGCRYYTKKFKGRVPGVKVKSVDTTGAGDAFTGAILFCLAACLNLYEDEDKLREALFFANACGALTVTKNGAIPALPTKEAVQQIVAENSNE